In Papaver somniferum cultivar HN1 chromosome 1, ASM357369v1, whole genome shotgun sequence, a genomic segment contains:
- the LOC113306309 gene encoding protochlorophyllide reductase-like, whose amino-acid sequence MALQATSILPSSLSIHKEGKSNLSGKDFYGVSFAEFSPLVIRNKRELKSQRLSVGKIRAQTAATTPGVNQSTQGKKTLRKGNVIITGASSGLGLATAKALADTGKWHVIMACRDFLKAQRAAKSAGIDKENFTVMHLDLSSLDSVRQFVDNFKRSGKPLDVLVCNAAVYQPTAKEPSFTADGFELSVGTNHLGHFLLARLLLDDLKNSDYPSKRLIIVGSITGNTNTLAGNVPPKANLGDLRGMAGGLSGTNSSVMIDGGEFDGAKAYKDSKVCNMLTMQEFHRRYHEETGITFASLYPGCIATTGLFREHIPLFRLLFPPFQKYITKGYVSEEESGKRLAQVVGEPSLTKSGVYWSWNKTSASFENQLSEEASDVEKARKLWEVSEKLVGLA is encoded by the exons ATGGCTCTTCAAGCAACCTCTATCCTTCCATCCAGTCTTTCCATCCACAAGGAG GGTAAATCAAATTTGTCAGGGAAGGATTTCTATGGAGTTTCTTTTGCTGAATTCAGTCCTCTAGTCATAAGAAACAAG AGAGAATTGAAGAGCCAAAGGTTATCTGTTGGAAAAATCAGAGCCCAGACAGCAGCAACAACTCCAGGGGTAAATCAATCTACACAAGGAAAGAAAACTCTTAGGAAAGGAAATGTGATAATAACAGGAGCTTCATCAGGACTAGGTTTAGCAACAGCTAAAGCCCTGGCTGATACAGGAAAATGGCATGTTATTATGGCTTGTAGAGATTTCCTTAAGGCTCAAAGAGCAGCTAAATCAGCTGGAattgacaaagagaatttcacTGTTATGCACCTCGACCTCTCTTCTCTTGATAGTGTCAGACAGTTTGTTGACAACTTCAAGCGGTCAGGTAAACCGCTTGATGTGTTAGTATGTAATGCTGCTGTTTATCAGCCAACAGCCAAGGAACCATCATTCACTGCTGACGGATTTGAGCTCAGTGTTGGTACTAACCACTTAGGGCACTTTCTTCTTGCTCGGTTACTCCTCGATGACTTGAAAAATTCTGATTACCCATCTAAGCGGCTCATCATCGTAGGTTCAATAACAG GGAATACAAACACATTGGCTGGGAATGTGCCTCCAAAGGCAAACCTTGGTGATCTAAGAGGTATGGCAGGAGGACTGAGTGGGACCAACAGTTCAGTGATGATCGATGGAGGCGAATTTGATGGTGCTAAAGCCTACAAGGATAGTAAAGTATGCAACATGCTCACCATGCAGGAGTTTCACAGGCGTTATCACGAGGAGACCGGGATTACATTTGCATCACTTTACCCAGGTTGCATTGCCACGACCGGTTTGTTTAGGGAGCATATTCCTTTGTTCAGGTTACTTTTCCCACCCTTCCagaagtacatcacaaagggttaTGTATCTGAAGAAGAGTCTGGCAAAAGGCTTGCACAG GTGGTAGGAGAACCAAGCTTGACAAAATCAGGTGTATATTGGAGCTGGAATAAGACATCAGCTAGTTTCGAGAATCAGTTATCTGAAGAAGCTAGCGATGTTGAGAAGGCCCGAAAACTGTGGGAGGTCAGTGAAAAGCTAGTCGGCTTGGCCTAA
- the LOC113353229 gene encoding protein FAR1-RELATED SEQUENCE 7-like, whose translation MVAASLDDAEKETGEKMQSTDEDEFYIGKKFETHDDLFNSYKAYAKRVRFAVRKRTNRKNEEGIIRSVTYVCSRAGNPVNMTKNIVKPRKSNRCDCKAYVTARLDDEDKWDFTQLKLDHNHTYNPSRHYQQHRKVEPHVLHTIDLNDQSRIPVEKTFRSVVNQFGGFDKVDCNEKDCRNALDVIHRLRLGEGDATALMKYLSNKVKDNSVFYFEVDYDDENCLKNVFWADGWSREAYKEFGEVISFDATYMTNDYEIPFTPFIGVNHHGQSILLGCGLLCNETTETFVWLFKKWLKCMSGCAPRAIITDQCQAMKNAVEIIYPEARHRCLEKKKVEKELIADAESCSNSIPVLSGGYPFEKQLWDMYTLVKFQEFHKEICGKIACKVVEFDEESEVYNSEEEDDDIDIQVVDDGEVMDDLETDNESGTDESETTRSEAEKSDTDDSENEECVLDKTADETETTEAKKRKKCVDFDIHCRCKLFESKGTLCRHAIVDIITNIPNLRLNDMHVTRESVATPTPSYLHDISHQQHTEATRGRGTRGRVTRGRGTRGRGTRGRGAHGNAAQLSNNASTFASVGMYMHVPAEAPYINPPYYYGGINNFGAAYADHSVHDRVVTPTAPHTPSSEGFIQRRS comes from the exons ATGGTGGCTGCCAGTTTAGATGATGCTGAGAAAGAAACGGGTGAAAAGATGCAAAGTACTGATGAGGATGAATTCTACATTGGAAAAAAGTTTGAAACACATGATGATTTGTTCAATTCTTATAAAGCGTATGCAAAACGAGTCAGATTTGCAGTTAGAAAAAGAACTAATCGGAAAAATGAAGAAGGGATCATAAGGAGTGTGACATATGTTTGTAGCCGAGCAGGAAATCCTGTTAACATGACTAAAAATATAGTCAAACCTCGCAAGAGCAATCGTTGTGATTGCAAGGCTTACGTTACTGCAAGATTGGATGATGAAGACAAATGGGATTTTACTCAGCTTAAGCTTGATCACAATCATACGTATAATCCTTCTCGGCATTATCAGCAACATCGCAAAGTTGAACCACATGTATTACATACAATTGATCTTAATGACCAATCACGAATTCCAGTGGAAAAGACTTTCCGCTCTGTGGTGAATCAGTTTGGTGGATTTGATAAAGTTGATTGCAATGAGAAAGATTGTAGAAATGCACTTGATGTAATACATCGACTAAGACTTGGTGAAGGGGATGCAACTGCTTTGATGAAATATCTTTCCAATAAGGTAAAAGATAATAGTGTATTTTATTTCGAAGTTGACTACGATGATGAAAattgtttgaaaaacgtattttGGGCCGATGGTTGGAGTAGAGAAGCATATAAAGAATTTGGCGAGGTTATTAGTTTCGATGCCACTTACATGACTAACGATTATGAGATACCTTTCACTCCTTTTATCGGGGTTAATCACCATGGCCAATCAATATTGCTTGGATGTGGGTTGCTTTGTAATGAAACTACAGAAACATTTGTATGGCTATTTAAGAAGTGGCTTAAATGCATGTCTGGATGTGCTCCGAGAGCAATTATAACTGATCAGTGTCAAGCCATGAAGAATGCGGTTGAAATTATTTATCCAGAAGCTAGGCACAGATG CCTtgagaaaaaaaaagtagaaaaagagTTGATAGCAGATGCAGAGTCATGTTCAAATTCAATTCCTGTTCTTTCTGGTGGCTATCCTTTTGAAAAGCAACTATGGGATATGTATACCCTTGTGAAATTTCAAGAGTTCCATAAAGAAATTTGTGGGAAGATTGCATGTAAAGTGGTTGAGTTTGATGAGGAGTCTGAGGTTTATAA CAGtgaagaggaagatgatgataTAGATATTCAAGTGGTAGATGATGGTGAAGTCATGGATGATTTAGAGACGGATAATGAAAGCGGAACAGATGAAAGTGAAACAACTAGAAGTGAAGCTGAAAAAAGCGACACGGATGATAGTGAAAACGAGGAGTGTGTGCTTGATAAAACGGCAGATGAAACCGAAACAACTGaagctaaaaaaagaaaaaaatgtgttGATTTTGATATTCACTGTAGATGCAAATTGTTTGAGTCTAAGGGAACTCTTTGTAGACATGCAATTGTG GATATCATCACAAATATTCCAAACCTTAGATTAAATGATATGCATGTGACCCGGGAGAGTGTTGCAACTCCAACACCATCATATCTTCATGATATTTCACATCAGCAACATACAGAAGCTACTCGTGGTCGAGGTACTCGCGGCCGAGTCACTCGAGGTCGAGGAACTCGTGGTCGGGGCACTCGAGGTCGTGGTGCTCACGGAAATGCCGCTCAACTGAGTAACAATGCTTCTACTTTTGCTTCAGTTGGCATGTACATGCATGTTCCTGCCGAAGCACCATATATCAACCCTCCTTAT TACTATGGAGGAATTAATAATTTTGGAGCAGCATATGCGGATCATAGCGTACATGATCGAGTTGTCACTCCAactgcaccacatacaccttctagTGAGGGGTTTATCCAAAGGCGGAGTTAG